A single region of the Rhizophagus irregularis chromosome 27, complete sequence genome encodes:
- a CDS encoding uncharacterized protein (SECRETED:cutsite_TNS-IP; SECRETED:prob_0.8709); SECRETED:SignalP(1-21): protein MARNFIISFLVLLFIITFTNSIPLDERSISHRGESSIVKRQDSPPYYVLHAFFEPEFDPFGEVGEYVTGTFTFTLMNDGGIRVIGQCNTGFTDPDPSVYSIIIVRRPVCPTYISHLDLTPFLQYYINVPGTSGFQHDFYNTFTLEEIHHMFVVVKMGATPIGAAYIQAVGED, encoded by the coding sequence atggcacgaaatttcataatttcgtTTTTGGTTTTACTCTTTATTATAACATTCACAAATTCAATCCCACTGGATGAAAGGTCGATATCTCACAGGGGAGAATCATCAATAGTTAAGCGACAAGATAGTCCACCATATTATGTATTACATGCTTTTTTCGAACCAGAATTTGATCCTTTTGGTGAGGTTGGCGAATATGTAACAGGAACATTTACTTTTACTCTAATGAATGACGGTGGAATTAGAGTGATTGGTCAATGTAATACTGGTTTTACTGATCCAGATCCAAGCGTTTACTCTATTATAATTGTAAGAAGACCTGTGTGTCCTACATATATTTCACATTTGGACTTGACaccatttttacaatattatattaatgttcCTGGAACTTCTGGTTTTCaacatgatttttataatacctTCACTTTAGAAGAAATTCATCATATGTTTGTAGTAGTTAAAATGGGTGCTACTCCAATAGGTGCTGCCTACATTCAAGCTGTTGGGGAGGATTAg